The Acidobacteriota bacterium genome has a segment encoding these proteins:
- a CDS encoding cyclic nucleotide-binding domain-containing protein has translation MVAPAFEQYLVKFPKEEVIFKEGDLGTDMYIIQSGTVAVDKKIGDTSRRLAVFGKGDFFGEMSLLEHLPRTATVTALEDCEVVRIDGSTFDAMIRSNTEIAVRMLRKFSVRLREMDKKIEALLLDHADEKQPMVYEAHEVAQPTTEPTPSGAVLAILRNEETNKEYSVSKHETLIGRADPVTGITPDVDLSEEESARSVSRRHARLISKDGKFYLAEEVGALNGTYVNGKRIRPGVLTAVSGDDRLLLGMVPLHFVLPGT, from the coding sequence ATGGTTGCGCCGGCATTCGAGCAGTATCTTGTCAAGTTTCCCAAGGAAGAGGTCATCTTCAAGGAGGGAGACTTGGGAACGGACATGTACATCATCCAGAGCGGCACGGTGGCCGTGGACAAGAAGATCGGCGACACCTCCCGCCGCCTGGCCGTCTTCGGCAAGGGCGATTTCTTCGGCGAGATGTCGCTCCTCGAGCACCTGCCTCGCACCGCAACGGTCACCGCGCTGGAGGACTGCGAAGTGGTGCGGATCGACGGCTCGACCTTCGACGCAATGATTCGCTCGAACACGGAAATCGCGGTGCGGATGCTTCGGAAATTCTCGGTGCGCCTGCGCGAGATGGACAAGAAAATCGAAGCGCTCCTCCTGGACCACGCCGACGAGAAGCAGCCCATGGTTTACGAGGCGCACGAGGTGGCGCAACCCACGACGGAGCCGACCCCATCGGGTGCGGTGCTTGCGATTCTCCGAAACGAGGAGACCAACAAGGAATATTCCGTTTCCAAACACGAGACGCTCATCGGCCGCGCCGACCCCGTGACGGGAATCACTCCGGACGTAGACCTCTCTGAGGAGGAAAGCGCACGCTCCGTGTCCCGCCGTCATGCCCGCCTCATCTCGAAGGACGGCAAGTTTTACCTGGCCGAAGAGGTCGGCGCCCTGAACGGCACCTACGTCAACGGCAAGCGCATCCGCCCCGGGGTGCTCACGGCCGTCTCGGGCGACGACCGGCTGCTCCTGGGCATGGTGCCGCTCCACTTCGTCCTACCCGGAACGTAA
- the tgt gene encoding tRNA guanosine(34) transglycosylase Tgt: protein MRFAVSATEDAARRGRLAFPDGLTVETPAFMPVATHGTVMALAPHDVEALGYEMVLMNTYHLHVRPGEDCIRARGGLRRFFRWKRPILTDSGGFQVLSLARDAPASGQAGRVAVDDDGVTFASHIDGARKRLTPEGVLSIQHALGSDVWMCLDHCPPHSEDRRLVEEAARRTLRWAERSRAAYEALPEPKGVLFGVVQGGTLAELREANARALAALDFSGYALGGLSVGESKERMLETTSLACAALPEEKPRYLMGVGTPRDIVECVARGVDLFDCVIPTRNARNGTLYTRRGKISLKRRELAARDDPPDAECACFTCRNFSLAYLRTLWKQKEISSMRLNTIHNLAFYADLMRASREAIERKNFAAWKEAVVRDQEADAEDQESGDSD from the coding sequence ATGCGGTTCGCCGTTTCGGCCACTGAGGACGCGGCCCGGCGGGGGCGACTTGCCTTTCCCGACGGCTTGACGGTGGAGACGCCGGCCTTCATGCCCGTCGCCACCCACGGGACGGTGATGGCCCTTGCGCCGCACGACGTCGAGGCGCTCGGCTACGAGATGGTTCTCATGAACACCTACCACCTTCACGTGCGGCCGGGCGAGGACTGCATCCGCGCGCGCGGAGGGCTGCGCCGGTTCTTCCGCTGGAAGCGCCCGATTCTGACGGACAGCGGCGGCTTCCAGGTGCTGAGCCTCGCCCGCGACGCCCCGGCGTCGGGGCAAGCCGGGCGCGTCGCCGTGGACGACGACGGCGTCACGTTCGCGTCCCATATCGACGGCGCGAGGAAGCGCCTCACGCCCGAGGGCGTTTTGTCCATCCAGCATGCGCTCGGCTCGGACGTGTGGATGTGCCTCGACCACTGCCCGCCGCACAGCGAAGACCGGCGCCTGGTGGAAGAGGCCGCGCGGCGGACGCTCCGCTGGGCCGAGCGCTCGCGTGCGGCCTACGAGGCGCTTCCCGAGCCCAAGGGCGTGCTCTTCGGCGTCGTCCAGGGAGGCACCCTGGCCGAACTGCGCGAGGCGAACGCCCGCGCCCTTGCGGCGCTTGATTTCTCGGGCTACGCCCTCGGAGGGCTCAGCGTGGGCGAGAGCAAGGAGCGGATGCTGGAGACGACCTCGCTTGCATGCGCCGCCCTTCCCGAGGAGAAGCCGCGCTACCTCATGGGCGTGGGGACGCCCCGGGACATCGTGGAGTGCGTGGCCCGCGGCGTGGACCTTTTCGACTGCGTCATCCCGACGCGCAACGCCCGGAACGGAACCCTCTATACGCGGCGGGGAAAAATCTCGCTCAAGCGCCGCGAGTTGGCCGCGCGCGACGATCCGCCCGACGCGGAATGCGCGTGCTTTACGTGCCGCAATTTCTCGCTGGCCTACCTGCGCACCCTGTGGAAACAGAAGGAAATTTCCTCGATGCGCCTCAACACGATCCACAACCTTGCGTTCTACGCCGACCTGATGCGCGCCTCGCGCGAGGCCATCGAGCGGAAGAATTTCGCCGCGTGGAAAGAAGCAGTCGTCAGGGACCAGGAAGCAGATGCCGAAGATCAGGAATCAGGGGACAGTGATTAG
- a CDS encoding DUF2723 domain-containing protein → MKSTFGWLKTDTASAAAVFALLLGLYTVTLAPSVEVRDAAELATASYTLGVAHPPGSPLYCLVGKVFSVLLPIGSAAFRYNLFSALCGALAAVGLFLLAWRLGASALAASMGALLLGVSLAFWSSSAGAGVHTLNTLLLLAALWAFWRLEHEPTPKRFACFGLAWGLLLSNHIGFSLLVPLLWLPVGWRLWKNDSPSRGWQGWKEVLRALGVTAAFLALGLSLYAYLPLRSAADPGLDWGNPETLRNWFEHVTTKQSRERWFALAAGEYADRGWEYLRLLRRQVTEAGLALAVLGIVGLRTAAPLLTSALGLVFLWDGFSATFLDTAPLASEPCGIPSTLVLAIGAACFPLGLRRLAPRLAPYLGPWQALTLALPLALAVWNLPHADRSENFVVYDNAYEMLHAVEPEGVLLAWNDNHVFPLAYMKLVEQRRPDVQVVDRNGHVFEPLYEAPLHRTPSAKRPARIKRAEEALFNRVLVEGRPLYATAQQSEYDLDARFQLTPQGPLARIARQDEPLPGGTFFRMVLRGKESVRSDWTLGTVLSLRALNWGEHLWAIGRTKEAEEQFERAGRTKSAYPGLHFILGQSYLKKGRLEEAERAFETAAELKPRMGMAWAQLGAVRTQRQKFEAALEALDQAKLHAPEASVVYEYEGNLYRDMKFIPEALEAYREALALAPGDFRLRFLYADMLAQVGAPREAIQTLEQARGFPAAPTETMVRLAQLYEAVGSPHDAIAMWQRVEERQEMATMERARFEQERLRALLPP, encoded by the coding sequence GTGAAATCCACTTTCGGCTGGCTTAAAACGGATACGGCGTCGGCGGCTGCCGTCTTTGCCCTTCTCCTGGGGCTCTACACGGTGACGCTCGCCCCCTCGGTCGAGGTCCGCGACGCGGCGGAGCTTGCGACTGCGTCCTACACGCTGGGCGTCGCGCACCCACCGGGTAGCCCGCTCTACTGCCTCGTGGGCAAAGTTTTTTCCGTGCTTCTTCCCATTGGAAGTGCTGCCTTCCGTTACAACCTCTTCTCCGCGCTCTGCGGAGCGCTCGCGGCGGTGGGCCTGTTCCTGCTGGCCTGGCGCCTGGGCGCATCGGCGCTCGCCGCTTCCATGGGGGCGCTTCTTCTTGGCGTCAGCCTGGCCTTCTGGTCCTCGTCGGCGGGAGCCGGAGTCCATACGCTGAACACGCTGCTGCTTCTTGCGGCGCTTTGGGCTTTCTGGCGCTTGGAGCACGAGCCGACCCCAAAGCGCTTCGCTTGTTTCGGCCTTGCGTGGGGGCTGCTTCTTTCGAACCATATCGGGTTCTCGCTCCTCGTGCCGCTTCTGTGGCTGCCCGTCGGGTGGAGGCTATGGAAGAACGACTCACCCAGCCGCGGCTGGCAAGGATGGAAAGAAGTGCTGCGGGCGCTCGGCGTAACAGCCGCCTTCCTCGCACTGGGACTGAGCCTCTATGCTTACCTGCCCTTGCGGTCGGCCGCAGACCCCGGGCTCGACTGGGGCAATCCCGAAACTCTAAGGAATTGGTTTGAGCACGTGACGACGAAGCAATCCCGTGAAAGGTGGTTCGCGCTCGCGGCGGGCGAGTACGCCGACCGGGGCTGGGAATACCTGCGCCTTCTGCGGCGTCAGGTGACGGAGGCGGGACTCGCGCTTGCGGTGCTCGGAATCGTCGGCCTTCGGACGGCGGCGCCGCTCTTAACTTCCGCGCTCGGACTGGTGTTTCTCTGGGACGGCTTCTCCGCGACGTTTCTCGACACCGCACCGCTCGCCTCCGAGCCCTGCGGCATTCCTTCCACGTTGGTCCTAGCGATCGGGGCGGCATGCTTTCCGCTTGGACTTCGCCGCCTCGCCCCACGCCTCGCGCCCTACCTCGGGCCCTGGCAGGCGCTCACGCTGGCCCTTCCTCTGGCGCTTGCGGTCTGGAATCTTCCGCACGCGGACCGATCCGAAAATTTCGTCGTCTACGACAACGCTTACGAAATGCTCCACGCCGTCGAGCCCGAAGGCGTGCTCCTTGCCTGGAACGATAACCACGTCTTCCCACTTGCTTACATGAAACTCGTCGAGCAGCGCCGCCCCGACGTTCAAGTCGTGGATCGAAACGGCCATGTGTTCGAGCCGCTGTACGAGGCGCCGCTTCACCGGACGCCTTCGGCCAAACGGCCGGCGCGCATCAAGCGCGCCGAGGAAGCGCTCTTTAACCGTGTGCTGGTCGAGGGCCGCCCCCTCTACGCCACGGCGCAGCAGAGCGAATACGACCTTGACGCGCGGTTTCAGCTCACACCCCAGGGTCCGCTGGCGCGCATCGCGCGCCAAGACGAGCCCCTTCCCGGCGGAACGTTCTTCCGCATGGTGCTTCGGGGCAAAGAAAGCGTTCGCTCGGACTGGACGCTGGGGACCGTTCTCTCCCTGCGCGCCCTCAACTGGGGTGAGCACCTGTGGGCGATCGGGCGCACAAAAGAAGCCGAGGAGCAATTCGAGCGCGCCGGGCGGACGAAATCGGCCTACCCCGGGCTCCATTTCATCCTGGGACAAAGCTACCTGAAAAAGGGTCGCCTCGAGGAAGCCGAGCGGGCCTTTGAGACGGCAGCCGAGCTGAAGCCGCGCATGGGGATGGCATGGGCGCAGCTTGGAGCCGTCCGGACGCAGCGTCAGAAATTCGAAGCGGCCCTCGAGGCCCTCGACCAGGCGAAGCTCCACGCTCCCGAGGCAAGCGTGGTCTACGAATACGAGGGCAATCTCTACCGCGATATGAAGTTTATTCCGGAAGCCCTGGAGGCCTACCGCGAGGCCCTGGCGCTCGCCCCGGGCGATTTCCGCCTGCGGTTTCTTTACGCAGACATGCTCGCGCAGGTCGGCGCCCCGCGGGAAGCAATCCAAACCCTGGAGCAGGCGCGCGGCTTCCCTGCAGCCCCCACCGAAACGATGGTGCGGCTGGCGCAGCTTTACGAAGCCGTCGGCAGCCCTCACGATGCCATCGCCATGTGGCAACGCGTCGAGGAACGCCAGGAAATGGCGACCATGGAGCGCGCCCGCTTCGAGCAGGAGCGTTTGCGAGCGCTTCTTCCGCCATGA
- a CDS encoding helix-turn-helix transcriptional regulator translates to MKQRVNLKKIGGRIKQLRLPQTQTEFAQLIGCDQGYVSQVERGSTKPSLWFLNRLVQITKCSLDWIVYGKGKKSVRRNVKTNRQRRPPRSGRGKRGRRR, encoded by the coding sequence ATGAAGCAGCGAGTGAATCTCAAAAAAATCGGCGGCCGCATCAAGCAACTGCGCCTGCCGCAGACACAAACTGAGTTTGCCCAGCTCATCGGCTGCGACCAAGGCTACGTGTCGCAGGTGGAACGCGGCAGCACCAAGCCGTCGCTTTGGTTTCTCAATCGCTTGGTGCAGATCACCAAATGCTCGCTCGACTGGATCGTCTACGGCAAGGGTAAAAAATCCGTACGCCGTAACGTCAAAACCAACCGGCAGCGCCGCCCGCCCCGCTCGGGGCGGGGCAAGCGAGGTCGTCGGCGCTGA
- the rnc gene encoding ribonuclease III, with amino-acid sequence MRKKRSSKPPEARLSRTTLRRLEQRLRHRFHRPQLAHEALCHSSYVNEHPEMKLSSYERLELLGDAVLDFLITEAAFREHPDWHEGELSKLRSTLAGEASLAEAAAQLRLGEFIRVGGSESRGLQASILADVFEALVAALYLDSGLRVARALVLRCFQKAIRKATRKHLDRSNFKSRLQEVLQSAGYSHPAYRLERQKGPAHSRRFFVSVTLGGKRYEGEGNSKQSAEQAAACSALRHLRQWIHRLHA; translated from the coding sequence ATGAGAAAAAAGCGTTCTTCCAAGCCACCCGAGGCGCGCCTTTCGCGCACTACGCTTCGGCGTCTGGAGCAGCGCCTGCGTCACCGATTCCACCGCCCGCAGCTTGCCCACGAGGCGCTCTGCCACTCCTCCTACGTGAATGAGCATCCCGAAATGAAGCTCTCGTCCTACGAGCGCCTCGAGCTCCTGGGCGACGCCGTGCTCGATTTCCTCATCACGGAGGCCGCGTTCCGGGAGCATCCGGACTGGCACGAGGGAGAGCTTTCCAAGCTCAGGAGCACGCTTGCGGGAGAAGCAAGCCTCGCCGAGGCGGCCGCGCAGCTTCGCCTTGGCGAGTTCATCCGCGTGGGCGGCTCCGAGTCTCGAGGCCTGCAGGCCTCGATTCTCGCGGACGTGTTCGAAGCGCTCGTCGCCGCGCTCTATCTTGACTCGGGGCTGCGCGTGGCACGGGCACTCGTGCTTCGATGCTTCCAAAAGGCGATCCGCAAAGCCACGCGCAAGCACCTGGATCGCTCCAACTTCAAATCGCGCCTTCAGGAGGTGCTTCAAAGCGCGGGCTACAGCCACCCCGCCTACCGTCTGGAGCGCCAGAAGGGCCCGGCGCACAGCCGGCGATTCTTCGTTTCCGTGACGCTAGGCGGCAAGCGTTACGAGGGCGAAGGGAACTCGAAGCAGTCCGCCGAGCAGGCCGCGGCGTGCTCCGCGCTTCGCCACTTACGGCAATGGATTCACCGCTTGCACGCCTAG
- the smpB gene encoding SsrA-binding protein SmpB, whose translation MPLKILATNRKASFQYHLEERFEAGIALLGSEAKSCREGRASLGEGYVHLRNDEAFLAGVHISPFSKAAAWVPDPVRERRLLLHKSEIRKLTGRVTQRGYTVVPTKLYLDAKGRIKVEIALAKGKRMTDKRERIKKRIHDREAAAAMKRHRR comes from the coding sequence ATGCCTCTGAAAATTCTTGCCACCAACCGGAAAGCCTCGTTTCAATATCACCTCGAGGAGCGCTTCGAGGCCGGCATTGCGCTTCTAGGCTCCGAGGCTAAGTCGTGCCGCGAGGGGCGCGCGAGCCTCGGCGAGGGCTACGTGCATCTGCGAAACGATGAGGCGTTTCTTGCGGGCGTCCACATCAGCCCTTTCAGCAAAGCGGCGGCCTGGGTCCCCGACCCCGTGCGCGAGCGGCGGCTTTTGCTCCACAAGTCCGAAATAAGGAAATTAACGGGCCGCGTCACCCAGCGCGGCTATACCGTCGTCCCCACGAAGCTGTACCTAGACGCCAAGGGCAGGATCAAGGTCGAGATTGCGCTCGCGAAGGGCAAGAGGATGACAGACAAACGCGAGCGCATCAAGAAGCGCATTCATGACCGCGAGGCCGCGGCCGCGATGAAGCGCCACCGAAGATAG
- the uvrA gene encoding excinuclease ABC subunit UvrA, producing MPHRSRRSRDKPTTCRGKSPVRQRASKAASQPAKNKKRSPAPARDTPPSEWPPIRVRGARVHNLKNFSCDIPSRTLTVITGVSGSGKSSLAFDTLYAEGQRRYVESLSSYARQFLERMEKPDVDAVEGLYPAIAVGQRNPAKGKRSTVGTATEVSDYLRLLFARTGRAMCPRGHGEVKRRSVDDVVQFVQAMPRSTRLFVTYPLDDVDGLSSRELAGALLKEGFVRIFDNDTLAELETWAERQLRPEDRVLVVVDRFGVESGEWKRLADSVETCFRALSRPESLGPPSAGQSSTAGGGWTVLRTVEGEEIPFSKKFACDRCGCEMLPPEPALFSFNHPQGACRACKGFGNTLSLDERKIVPDPALTLEEGAVKPWDQESREEIFGEMLDFARRKNVRTDVPYGKLTKRERRLLWKGAGQGWHDFPGIEGFFEHLQEKAYRLHVRVYLSRYRKYTDCTACRGARLRPEALRFEVGGKTIAAVSVMTIEEALSFLEGLSLSEEERLVADKIFEELLARLRYLRRVGLGYLTLDRLTATLSGGEAQRIALATLLGSALTGTLIILDEPTVGLHARDTEHLLGVLKSLRDAGNTLVVVEHDRAVIEAADHVVELGPGAGSRGGERMASHRALDFRTLDTLTASYLRGEREVPRRPDRALRLPLRQGREQARSERSLQLEGIACHNLHGLNARIPLGCMVVVTGVSGSGKSTLVRDVLFTEYEHHSASARSGAEPPKPLLCRRIKGFDRLATMALVDQSPLGRSARSNALTVTGALAPVRALFAATAAARARGYDAGHFSFNSPKGRCEACGGLGWTEVDMQFLANVRLPCEVCGGRRFQRPVLDIAYRGTNIHDVCEMTVDDAMGLFGDRPDVTERLESLRDVGLGYLRLGQSTSTLSGGEAQRMKLASVLGTRRTHAVYLFDEPTTGLHLEDVSTLLAAFERLVESGNTLVVIEHHLDVIKNADWVIDLGPEAGERGGRIVAEGAPEEVARCEASHTGRFLRAMGLSGEAETERPVGIRG from the coding sequence ATGCCCCACCGGTCCCGACGCAGTCGGGACAAGCCCACGACATGTCGGGGTAAATCCCCCGTGCGCCAGAGGGCGAGCAAAGCGGCGTCCCAGCCCGCCAAAAACAAAAAGCGGAGTCCCGCCCCTGCACGGGACACCCCGCCAAGCGAGTGGCCGCCCATTCGTGTTCGCGGCGCGCGCGTCCACAACCTCAAAAACTTCTCGTGCGACATTCCCTCCCGCACGCTCACGGTGATCACGGGCGTTTCGGGCTCCGGCAAATCGAGCCTCGCCTTCGACACGCTCTACGCCGAGGGGCAGCGCCGCTACGTCGAGTCGCTTTCGTCGTACGCGCGGCAGTTCCTCGAGCGCATGGAAAAGCCCGACGTGGACGCCGTCGAGGGGCTCTACCCGGCCATCGCCGTCGGGCAGCGCAACCCCGCGAAGGGCAAGCGCTCCACGGTGGGAACGGCGACCGAGGTGAGCGACTACCTGCGCCTCCTGTTCGCCCGCACGGGACGCGCCATGTGCCCGCGGGGGCACGGCGAGGTCAAGCGCCGAAGCGTGGACGACGTGGTGCAGTTCGTGCAGGCCATGCCGCGTTCGACGCGCCTCTTCGTTACGTACCCGTTGGACGATGTGGATGGACTCTCCAGCAGAGAGCTTGCCGGCGCACTCCTCAAAGAGGGTTTCGTGAGAATCTTCGATAACGACACGCTCGCCGAGCTCGAGACATGGGCCGAGCGGCAGCTCCGCCCGGAAGACCGCGTTCTCGTCGTCGTGGACCGCTTCGGCGTCGAGTCGGGGGAATGGAAAAGACTCGCCGATTCGGTCGAAACCTGCTTTCGCGCCCTCTCCCGGCCGGAGAGTCTGGGGCCGCCGTCTGCCGGACAGTCCTCGACGGCGGGCGGCGGCTGGACCGTGCTCCGGACGGTGGAAGGCGAAGAAATTCCGTTCTCGAAAAAATTCGCCTGCGACCGCTGCGGCTGCGAGATGCTTCCGCCCGAGCCCGCCCTCTTCAGCTTTAACCATCCGCAGGGAGCCTGTCGCGCATGCAAGGGCTTCGGAAACACCCTCTCGCTCGACGAGCGAAAGATTGTGCCCGACCCGGCGCTCACGCTCGAGGAAGGCGCCGTCAAGCCGTGGGACCAGGAGAGCCGGGAGGAAATTTTCGGGGAGATGCTCGATTTCGCGCGAAGGAAAAACGTTCGCACTGACGTGCCCTACGGAAAGCTCACGAAGCGCGAGCGCCGCCTGCTCTGGAAGGGCGCGGGCCAGGGCTGGCATGACTTTCCGGGCATCGAAGGATTCTTCGAGCACCTCCAGGAAAAGGCCTACAGGCTCCACGTGCGCGTCTATCTGAGCCGCTACCGCAAGTACACCGATTGCACGGCTTGCCGGGGCGCGCGCCTCCGCCCCGAGGCGCTGCGGTTCGAAGTGGGCGGAAAAACCATAGCCGCCGTCTCCGTGATGACCATCGAGGAGGCGTTGAGCTTCCTCGAAGGGCTTTCGCTCTCCGAGGAGGAGAGGCTCGTGGCCGACAAGATTTTCGAGGAACTGCTTGCGCGCCTCCGGTACCTGCGCCGCGTGGGGCTCGGGTATCTGACGCTCGACCGCCTGACGGCGACGCTCTCGGGGGGCGAGGCGCAGCGCATCGCCCTGGCGACGCTTCTCGGCTCGGCGCTCACGGGAACGCTCATCATTCTCGACGAGCCCACCGTGGGGCTGCACGCGCGCGACACGGAGCATCTCCTCGGCGTCCTGAAGTCCCTGCGCGACGCGGGAAACACGCTCGTCGTCGTGGAGCACGACCGCGCGGTCATCGAAGCCGCCGACCACGTGGTGGAGCTCGGCCCCGGGGCGGGAAGCCGCGGCGGCGAGCGGATGGCGTCGCACCGGGCGCTGGATTTCCGAACGCTCGATACGCTCACGGCCTCGTACCTCCGCGGCGAGCGCGAAGTGCCCCGCCGCCCCGACCGGGCGCTTCGCCTGCCCCTCAGGCAGGGCAGGGAGCAAGCTCGTTCCGAACGCTCCCTTCAACTCGAAGGCATCGCCTGCCACAACCTGCACGGCCTGAACGCCCGCATTCCGCTGGGCTGCATGGTCGTCGTCACGGGCGTCTCGGGCTCCGGCAAAAGCACGCTCGTGCGCGACGTGCTCTTCACCGAGTACGAACACCATTCCGCCTCCGCCCGGAGCGGGGCGGAGCCGCCGAAGCCGCTTCTCTGCCGGCGCATCAAAGGATTCGACCGCCTTGCGACCATGGCGCTCGTGGACCAGTCGCCGCTCGGACGAAGCGCCCGCTCGAACGCCCTCACCGTCACCGGCGCGCTCGCGCCGGTCCGGGCGCTTTTCGCCGCGACGGCGGCGGCGCGCGCGCGCGGCTACGACGCCGGCCACTTCTCGTTCAACTCCCCCAAAGGGCGCTGCGAAGCGTGCGGCGGCCTCGGCTGGACGGAGGTGGACATGCAGTTTCTGGCGAACGTTCGCCTCCCATGCGAGGTGTGCGGCGGCAGGCGCTTTCAGCGCCCCGTCCTCGACATCGCCTACCGGGGCACCAACATCCACGACGTCTGCGAGATGACGGTGGACGACGCCATGGGGCTCTTCGGCGACCGGCCGGATGTCACCGAGCGCCTCGAGTCGCTGCGCGACGTGGGCCTCGGGTACCTGCGCCTCGGCCAGTCCACGAGCACGCTCTCCGGTGGCGAGGCGCAGCGCATGAAGCTTGCCTCCGTGCTCGGCACGCGGCGCACGCACGCCGTCTACCTTTTCGACGAGCCCACCACGGGCCTCCACCTCGAGGACGTCTCGACGCTCCTTGCGGCCTTCGAGCGCCTCGTCGAAAGCGGCAACACCCTCGTCGTCATCGAGCACCACCTGGACGTCATCAAGAACGCCGACTGGGTGATCGACCTGGGCCCCGAGGCGGGCGAGCGGGGCGGGCGCATCGTGGCCGAAGGAGCGCCCGAGGAGGTGGCGCGGTGCGAGGCGTCGCACACGGGGCGCTTCCTGCGGGCGATGGGCCTGTCCGGCGAAGCGGAAACGGAAAGACCGGTAGGGATCAGGGGTTAG